One window from the genome of Cyclobacterium amurskyense encodes:
- a CDS encoding efflux RND transporter permease subunit translates to MKSIITHFIKFPVAVNVIILAIVVLGTFGMLSLKSSFFPLQDSKFIDITISYPGASPQEMEEGVVLKIEDNLRGIVGIDRFTSASSENTASINVEALKGYDIDILLADVKNAVDKVPSFPAEMEPPVVAKNENLNVAIELELSGENIPLKTLKSIGREIENDLRSIQGISQITIAGFPDEEITVSVNEEVLRSYNLTFSDVANAVANNNILVTGGAIKTEAEDYLIRVNNRSYYGKELNNIILKTEENGAIVTLEDVAVTEDAWSETPDRSYYNNQPSISFQISTTNNEDLVEAAENAALYAEGFNETHNNLQLNVTNDRSQIIVERTKLLLVNGAQGIALVLFFLSLFLRPRLAAWVAFGIPISFMGMFMVASYFDITINVLSLFGMIIVIGILVDDGIVIAENIFHHYEKGKTRVQAAIDGTMEVLPAITSAIMTTLVAFSTFFYLDGRLGEFFGEVSIVVILTLVFSLFEALVILPAHIAHSKALSKDQKMYWFNERATIFLDYLRDKLYSPVLHFFMESKILGFSILIALFVITTGAMEGGIIRTTFFPIIASDQVNVTLKMPQGINPMVTDSIISEIEQVAIEVNKEYTAKQTGGKDVFQSIIKRTGPGTANASLKINLLPGEERDFTASEIAGSIAQAAGEYPSAESLTFDAGASFGGKPVSVSLLSYNIEELKAAKSELKEKLKENTLLRDISDNDPAGINEINVELKDKAYLLGFTLNDVIGQVRAGFNGLQVQRFQRGQDEIIVWVRYEREGRSSILNLDNMHIVSASGNRVPLSEIATYYIERGEITINHLDGKREIKVEADLKDPKESSSDIIADVRENIMPEIMSKYPTVSALYEGQNREAGKVTASASKVFPIIIFLILIIIGFTFRSYMQPILLLVMIPFSLIGVAWGHWLHDFPINMLSLLGIIALIGIVVNDGLVLISKFNSYLQEGFSFDEALIEAGKSRFRAIFLTSITTIAGLSPLILEKSRQAQFLIPMAIAIAYGIAIATVLTLIMLPMLLSVGNALKVYTIWLWEGEKPSKESVEPAIEELHENDESTHNA, encoded by the coding sequence ATGAAGTCGATTATAACGCATTTTATAAAATTCCCTGTTGCCGTAAATGTCATTATCCTGGCGATAGTGGTGCTTGGTACCTTCGGAATGTTATCGCTTAAATCTAGTTTCTTTCCTTTGCAAGATTCTAAATTTATAGACATAACAATAAGTTACCCAGGTGCTTCGCCACAAGAAATGGAAGAAGGCGTGGTTTTAAAAATTGAAGATAATTTACGTGGTATTGTAGGGATAGACCGGTTTACCTCAGCCTCTTCAGAAAATACAGCAAGTATTAATGTGGAAGCCCTAAAAGGGTATGACATTGATATTTTATTGGCAGATGTAAAAAATGCGGTTGATAAGGTTCCCTCCTTTCCCGCAGAAATGGAGCCTCCGGTTGTTGCCAAAAACGAAAACCTAAATGTAGCCATAGAGCTGGAATTGAGTGGAGAGAATATTCCTTTAAAAACCCTCAAATCCATTGGTAGGGAAATTGAAAATGATTTGCGCAGTATTCAGGGAATTTCCCAGATTACCATAGCGGGTTTCCCAGACGAAGAAATCACCGTATCGGTAAACGAAGAAGTGTTGCGTTCGTACAATTTGACTTTTAGCGATGTGGCCAATGCCGTGGCCAACAATAATATTTTGGTTACTGGCGGTGCCATTAAAACGGAAGCCGAAGATTACCTTATCCGTGTGAATAACCGTTCTTACTACGGAAAAGAGCTTAACAATATTATTCTAAAAACAGAAGAAAACGGAGCCATCGTTACTTTAGAGGATGTGGCTGTTACGGAAGATGCCTGGTCTGAAACGCCCGATAGAAGTTATTATAACAATCAACCTTCTATCTCTTTTCAAATTAGCACAACCAACAATGAAGATTTGGTTGAAGCTGCCGAAAATGCGGCCCTCTATGCAGAAGGATTTAACGAAACGCACAATAACCTTCAATTGAATGTCACCAATGACAGATCACAAATAATTGTAGAACGAACCAAACTACTTTTGGTTAATGGTGCACAAGGAATTGCCTTGGTATTGTTTTTTCTTTCTCTTTTTTTACGTCCGAGATTGGCAGCATGGGTTGCCTTTGGAATTCCCATTTCCTTTATGGGAATGTTTATGGTAGCCTCCTATTTTGACATCACCATTAACGTGCTTTCCTTATTTGGGATGATTATCGTGATTGGTATCTTGGTTGATGACGGAATAGTAATTGCCGAAAATATTTTCCATCATTATGAAAAGGGAAAGACTCGTGTTCAAGCGGCTATTGATGGTACCATGGAAGTTTTGCCAGCCATTACATCCGCCATTATGACTACTCTGGTAGCATTTTCGACATTCTTTTACTTGGACGGAAGGCTAGGGGAGTTTTTTGGCGAAGTATCCATTGTGGTTATTTTGACCTTGGTTTTTTCACTTTTTGAAGCCTTGGTAATTCTTCCGGCTCATATTGCCCACTCCAAAGCACTTTCTAAGGATCAAAAAATGTATTGGTTTAATGAAAGAGCCACTATTTTCTTAGACTATTTGCGCGACAAATTATATAGCCCGGTTTTGCATTTCTTTATGGAATCTAAAATTTTGGGATTTTCAATTCTTATTGCCCTGTTTGTAATTACCACCGGGGCCATGGAAGGTGGGATTATTAGAACCACTTTTTTTCCTATCATTGCTTCAGACCAGGTTAATGTTACCCTAAAAATGCCACAGGGAATTAACCCAATGGTGACAGATTCCATTATTTCTGAAATAGAACAAGTGGCCATAGAGGTGAACAAGGAATACACGGCCAAACAGACAGGTGGTAAAGATGTTTTTCAAAGCATTATCAAAAGAACTGGGCCTGGAACTGCCAATGCATCTTTAAAAATCAACTTGCTTCCAGGTGAGGAACGGGACTTTACGGCTTCTGAAATCGCAGGTTCAATTGCACAAGCAGCAGGTGAATACCCTTCAGCAGAGAGTTTGACTTTTGATGCAGGAGCTAGTTTCGGTGGAAAACCTGTTTCTGTTTCTTTGTTGAGTTATAATATTGAAGAACTTAAAGCAGCTAAGTCAGAGCTTAAAGAAAAGCTTAAAGAAAACACTTTGTTGCGCGATATCAGCGACAATGACCCTGCGGGAATTAATGAAATCAATGTTGAGTTAAAGGACAAAGCGTATTTGTTGGGCTTTACCCTTAACGATGTCATTGGCCAGGTACGTGCCGGTTTTAATGGCTTGCAAGTGCAACGTTTTCAACGTGGGCAGGATGAAATCATCGTTTGGGTTCGTTACGAAAGAGAAGGTCGTTCATCGATATTAAACCTGGACAATATGCACATTGTAAGTGCCTCCGGGAATCGTGTTCCGCTCAGTGAAATTGCCACTTATTATATTGAGCGGGGGGAAATCACCATCAATCACCTGGACGGAAAGCGCGAAATCAAAGTAGAAGCAGATTTAAAAGATCCGAAAGAAAGCTCCTCAGATATTATTGCCGATGTGCGTGAGAATATCATGCCTGAAATCATGTCTAAATACCCCACAGTATCGGCATTGTACGAAGGTCAAAATCGGGAAGCCGGAAAAGTTACGGCCTCAGCAAGTAAGGTTTTTCCAATCATCATCTTCTTAATATTAATCATCATTGGCTTTACTTTCCGTTCGTATATGCAGCCGATATTATTGCTTGTAATGATTCCATTTAGCTTGATTGGTGTCGCATGGGGCCATTGGTTACATGATTTTCCGATCAATATGCTTTCCTTGCTCGGTATCATCGCATTGATAGGTATTGTGGTAAACGATGGACTGGTGCTTATTAGTAAGTTCAACAGCTATTTGCAGGAGGGCTTTAGTTTTGACGAGGCCCTAATAGAAGCAGGTAAATCCAGGTTCAGGGCCATCTTTTTAACATCAATTACAACCATTGCTGGTCTGTCTCCACTGATTTTGGAAAAAAGTAGACAAGCCCAGTTTTTAATTCCCATGGCCATTGCCATTGCCTATGGAATTGCCATTGCCACTGTGCTAACACTGATTATGCTGCCCATGCTTTTGTCTGTCGGCAATGCATTAAAAGTGTACACAATATGGCTATGGGAAGGTGAAAAACCTTCAAAAGAGTCTGTAGAACCAGCGATAGAAGAGCTGCACGAAAACGATGAATCCACTCACAATGCATAA
- a CDS encoding efflux RND transporter periplasmic adaptor subunit: MKRKIIIIAVSVLILVIGFFVSNLLKDSKKVPLKNKGIYTATVFTETIKNATLPVEITATGSLEAKNRVELYAEVQGIMTSPVGSFKEGSLYKKGSSLVAVESDVYRAGLMSQKSSLQNLVTAALADIRLDYASSFSKWSDFLSKIDVSQPLPPLPEVGSEKEKMFVTGRNIYATYYTVRNMELTLAKYNITAPFDGVLVEALVTPGSLIRPGQKLGEFIQPSVFEIEAPVSASMINLLKIGQKVDVTSTDNNSLIWEGEITRINRLVNRETQTTNVYIQLRGKGLEEGMFVKTNIMATEMDNAYELSRSVIFDKDQVFVVKDSILVQKTIEPIYYNDKTVVVRGLEDGEQTLSKLPTGAYPGMKVSIYSEQ; the protein is encoded by the coding sequence ATGAAAAGAAAAATAATTATAATTGCCGTTAGTGTTTTGATCTTGGTTATTGGATTTTTTGTTTCTAATCTCCTGAAGGATAGTAAAAAAGTACCTTTAAAGAATAAGGGAATTTACACCGCAACGGTGTTTACAGAAACTATAAAAAATGCCACATTACCTGTAGAAATAACTGCTACAGGTAGCTTGGAGGCCAAAAATAGAGTGGAACTCTATGCGGAAGTACAAGGCATCATGACTTCACCTGTTGGCAGTTTTAAAGAAGGGTCTTTATACAAAAAAGGAAGTTCACTTGTCGCTGTAGAATCTGACGTTTATCGCGCTGGATTGATGTCACAAAAAAGTAGCCTTCAAAATTTAGTAACGGCAGCCTTGGCAGATATACGTTTGGATTATGCTTCCTCATTTTCTAAATGGAGCGACTTTCTTTCCAAGATCGATGTTAGTCAGCCTTTGCCACCTTTGCCAGAAGTTGGCTCTGAAAAGGAAAAAATGTTTGTTACCGGACGGAATATATATGCTACCTATTATACGGTTAGAAACATGGAGCTGACACTGGCCAAATACAATATTACGGCACCTTTTGATGGCGTTTTGGTAGAGGCTTTGGTTACACCGGGTTCGCTAATAAGACCGGGGCAAAAATTGGGTGAATTTATTCAACCATCGGTTTTTGAAATTGAAGCCCCTGTAAGTGCCAGTATGATTAACCTCTTAAAAATCGGCCAAAAAGTGGATGTCACTTCTACTGATAATAATTCACTAATATGGGAAGGAGAAATTACGCGAATCAACAGGTTGGTAAACAGGGAGACGCAAACCACCAACGTATACATTCAACTTCGTGGAAAAGGCTTGGAAGAAGGCATGTTTGTAAAGACCAATATTATGGCCACAGAAATGGACAATGCCTATGAATTGAGCAGAAGTGTGATTTTTGATAAGGACCAGGTTTTCGTGGTAAAAGACTCAATACTCGTTCAGAAAACAATTGAACCGATTTATTACAATGACAAAACGGTGGTGGTAAGGGGCCTGGAAGATGGAGAACAAACACTTTCCAAATTGCCAACAGGGGCTTACCCTGGAATGAAAGTTTCTATTTACAGCGAGCAATAA
- a CDS encoding MarR family winged helix-turn-helix transcriptional regulator, whose amino-acid sequence MENDCKVYITEYGILPWLGKTIKCVDIYINHNLKEAGIDLTIKQMLVLKALSTNGPLPQNDLAFITERDKASLARFINTLEKKNLVARLPSATDKRINMVNLTKHGEKVYQSTLPIFKKLVLQVQENIPEQDLEQTAKTLSKIKDNIENLNSGCNRN is encoded by the coding sequence ATGGAAAATGATTGCAAGGTATACATTACGGAATATGGCATTTTACCCTGGTTGGGAAAAACCATAAAATGCGTAGATATATACATTAACCACAACTTGAAAGAAGCGGGGATTGACCTGACCATAAAACAGATGCTGGTGCTGAAGGCCCTGTCTACAAATGGCCCTTTGCCACAGAATGATTTGGCCTTTATTACGGAACGGGATAAGGCCTCATTAGCAAGGTTTATCAATACTTTGGAAAAGAAAAATCTGGTAGCAAGATTACCATCTGCTACAGACAAAAGGATTAATATGGTGAACCTTACCAAGCATGGTGAAAAGGTATATCAAAGCACCTTGCCCATCTTTAAAAAATTAGTTTTACAGGTTCAGGAAAACATACCAGAACAAGACCTGGAACAAACGGCAAAAACCCTAAGTAAAATAAAAGACAACATTGAAAATTTAAATAGTGGTTGCAATCGCAACTAA
- a CDS encoding DUF1206 domain-containing protein, with protein MEKSDLNPSKKKKKMIARLGIGTKGVVYLLIGGLTAWAALGSGGKKTGSKGAFQFLLGQPFGQVMLWLVVIGLAGYVFWRMYQTFMDPEDNGLDRKGLRRRLSYFSSGFFYLFIIYSAVQLLIGAGGGGSGGGKESMIQKLLNQEYGRWMVAAVALIFLGKAIYQMFIAYSGNFKIKIKEAGMNNKTQQLMIYSGRVGYTARGLVVGIIAYLTVRAAITYDASKSGGTEDAFNFIQDEFGAIVLGIIAFGMLAYGLFIMIKASEHKMNF; from the coding sequence ATGGAAAAGTCAGATTTGAATCCAAGTAAAAAAAAGAAGAAAATGATAGCCCGTTTGGGCATAGGGACCAAAGGGGTAGTATACCTTCTAATAGGCGGGTTAACCGCATGGGCCGCTTTGGGAAGTGGTGGTAAAAAGACGGGGAGTAAAGGTGCTTTTCAATTTTTACTTGGCCAACCCTTTGGTCAGGTAATGCTTTGGCTAGTAGTAATAGGCTTGGCAGGATATGTTTTTTGGAGAATGTACCAAACATTTATGGATCCAGAGGACAATGGTTTGGATAGGAAGGGCTTGAGACGAAGATTAAGTTATTTTTCTAGTGGATTTTTTTATCTCTTTATCATTTACAGTGCGGTACAGTTACTTATTGGTGCAGGTGGTGGCGGTAGCGGTGGCGGAAAAGAATCGATGATCCAGAAGCTTTTAAATCAGGAGTATGGCCGATGGATGGTAGCTGCAGTTGCACTTATTTTCCTGGGGAAGGCCATCTATCAAATGTTCATCGCCTATTCTGGGAATTTCAAGATCAAAATAAAAGAGGCTGGGATGAATAATAAAACACAGCAATTGATGATTTATTCCGGTCGTGTGGGGTATACAGCTCGTGGTTTGGTGGTTGGAATTATCGCTTATCTCACAGTTAGGGCAGCCATTACCTACGATGCCTCAAAATCTGGAGGAACAGAAGACGCTTTTAATTTTATCCAAGATGAATTTGGAGCAATCGTATTGGGAATTATTGCATTCGGTATGTTGGCTTATGGGCTTTTCATTATGATCAAGGCAAGTGAGCATAAAATGAATTTTTAA
- a CDS encoding sulfatase family protein: MKKILYLVIILGVLHLAGCSPIPNEIQKPNIILIFIDDMGWADFSSFGNTDAQTPNIDRLASEGISFEQFYVNSPICSPSRVAISTGTYPQRWHITSYLAYRARNSERGMANWLDPSAPMLARSLNEAGYATGHFGKWHMGGQRDVTEAPAITEYGFDESLTNFEGMGAKLLPLTTDETGKEGRIWEDAEILGEPFIWMQRSEITTGFIDEAIQFMGKADKDEKPFYVNIWPDDVHSPFWPPFEEYGLAKEAGKRGLYLAVLEAMDKQFGKLFDFIQSNDKLRENTLILICSDNGPEMGAGSAGKLKGYKTHLYEGGIRSSLVVWGAGFIDEKVKGSRNKESVFSAIDLMPSLLEFTGTKPSEKTISDGENVMETVLGQSSMSRQAPIFYSRPPDRKSYYGFENLPDLAVRDGEWKLLCDYDGGRPELYNIVLDPEEQQNLARQNVEKTNALKEKVLTWYQSMPQLEVAPTANKEEEN, from the coding sequence ATGAAAAAAATACTGTATCTAGTGATTATTTTAGGTGTCCTCCATCTTGCAGGATGTTCACCAATACCAAATGAGATCCAGAAACCCAATATTATCCTAATATTTATAGATGACATGGGCTGGGCTGATTTTTCTAGTTTTGGAAATACCGACGCTCAAACGCCAAATATCGATAGGTTGGCCTCTGAAGGGATCAGTTTCGAACAGTTTTACGTTAATTCCCCAATTTGCTCTCCTTCAAGGGTAGCCATTTCTACAGGAACATATCCTCAACGCTGGCACATCACTTCTTACCTGGCCTATCGGGCAAGGAACAGCGAACGTGGAATGGCAAACTGGCTGGATCCCTCAGCACCAATGCTTGCGAGAAGCCTTAATGAGGCAGGCTATGCAACGGGGCATTTTGGAAAATGGCACATGGGAGGGCAGCGAGATGTTACTGAGGCACCTGCAATTACCGAATATGGTTTTGATGAATCATTGACCAATTTCGAGGGAATGGGGGCCAAATTACTTCCCCTAACAACAGACGAAACCGGAAAAGAAGGACGCATTTGGGAAGATGCAGAAATTCTCGGTGAGCCTTTTATCTGGATGCAGCGCTCGGAAATAACCACTGGATTCATTGATGAGGCCATCCAATTTATGGGCAAAGCGGATAAAGATGAAAAACCGTTTTATGTAAATATATGGCCTGACGATGTGCATAGTCCATTTTGGCCACCCTTTGAAGAGTATGGCCTTGCAAAAGAAGCTGGGAAAAGAGGATTGTACCTTGCAGTGCTGGAAGCCATGGACAAACAATTTGGTAAGCTTTTCGATTTCATTCAGAGCAACGATAAACTGCGTGAGAATACATTGATTTTAATCTGTTCTGACAATGGCCCTGAAATGGGAGCTGGGAGTGCAGGGAAATTGAAAGGCTATAAAACACATTTGTATGAGGGAGGAATCCGTTCTTCTTTGGTGGTGTGGGGAGCGGGATTTATTGATGAAAAAGTGAAAGGATCCCGAAATAAGGAATCGGTTTTTTCTGCCATTGATTTAATGCCTTCTTTGCTTGAATTTACAGGAACAAAACCTTCCGAAAAGACCATCTCTGATGGTGAAAATGTAATGGAAACAGTACTCGGGCAATCCAGTATGTCCAGACAAGCCCCAATATTCTACAGCCGGCCTCCTGATAGAAAGAGTTATTATGGATTCGAAAACCTTCCTGATTTGGCTGTGCGTGATGGGGAATGGAAACTATTATGCGATTATGATGGAGGAAGACCCGAATTGTACAATATTGTCCTTGACCCAGAAGAACAACAAAACCTTGCAAGGCAGAATGTTGAGAAAACCAATGCTTTGAAGGAAAAGGTATTGACATGGTATCAATCTATGCCCCAACTGGAAGTAGCTCCTACAGCTAATAAGGAAGAGGAAAATTAA
- a CDS encoding 3-keto-disaccharide hydrolase codes for MKQIIYSLVALIAFNACESKKTTESESKVQEEDWIVLFDGTTTEGWRAYNGDELPPGWVIKDGELTYDTEMGLEQDYTGGKDIIYGAEEFENFELYLEWKLPKGGNSGIFYHIPEVKESSGPSGLAPEYQLIDDENYASIHDLTAYNKKMGETENLDQLQDWQKTASDYAMYPADQSQVELNPVGEWNSSKIVYTPEKVEYWLNGKVVVSFVPGSEDWETRKNSGKWSGAPDYAKAKKGYIGLQDHASPIWFRNIKIKKL; via the coding sequence ATGAAACAAATCATTTATTCCTTGGTGGCTTTGATAGCCTTCAATGCTTGCGAAAGCAAAAAAACAACCGAAAGCGAAAGTAAAGTTCAAGAAGAAGACTGGATAGTCCTTTTTGATGGTACTACTACAGAGGGCTGGAGAGCCTACAACGGCGATGAACTCCCTCCTGGCTGGGTGATCAAAGACGGGGAACTAACCTATGATACCGAAATGGGTTTAGAACAAGACTACACTGGTGGAAAAGACATTATTTACGGTGCAGAAGAGTTTGAGAACTTTGAATTGTACTTAGAATGGAAATTACCTAAAGGTGGTAACAGTGGCATATTCTATCACATACCTGAAGTAAAAGAAAGTTCTGGACCTTCAGGATTGGCACCGGAATATCAACTTATTGATGACGAAAATTATGCTTCCATACATGATTTGACTGCCTACAATAAAAAAATGGGCGAAACTGAAAATTTGGACCAACTGCAAGATTGGCAAAAAACTGCTTCTGATTATGCAATGTATCCTGCTGATCAATCCCAAGTAGAATTAAACCCTGTCGGTGAATGGAACAGCTCCAAAATAGTATATACACCCGAAAAAGTAGAATATTGGCTTAACGGAAAGGTCGTGGTTTCATTTGTCCCTGGGTCTGAAGATTGGGAAACAAGGAAAAACTCTGGTAAATGGAGCGGTGCACCCGATTATGCGAAAGCCAAAAAAGGATACATTGGCCTTCAGGATCACGCAAGTCCGATATGGTTTAGAAATATTAAAATCAAAAAATTATGA